The following coding sequences lie in one Pectobacterium sp. A5351 genomic window:
- the alkB gene encoding DNA oxidative demethylase AlkB produces MNFDLFADEAPRRWTETLASGAFILRGRAYDDAPVLLAALKAVTARAPLRNMVTPGGFVMSVAMSNCGPLGWVTDERGYRYTSHDPLSGEAWPAMPEAFSRLAQQAASEAGFADFEPDACLINRYDVGTRMSLHQDKNERDFLQPIVSVSLGLSATFLFGGRARSDKAQRVALTHGDVVVWGSESRLYFHGILPLKSGNVPEGMSDECRFNLTFRKAG; encoded by the coding sequence GTGAATTTTGATTTATTTGCCGATGAAGCGCCGCGTCGCTGGACGGAAACGCTGGCTTCGGGGGCGTTTATCCTGCGTGGACGCGCCTATGATGACGCCCCGGTGCTGCTTGCGGCGCTGAAAGCCGTCACCGCGCGTGCGCCGCTGCGGAATATGGTGACGCCGGGCGGTTTTGTGATGTCGGTGGCGATGAGCAACTGCGGGCCGCTCGGCTGGGTGACGGATGAACGCGGCTATCGCTATACCTCACACGATCCGCTGAGCGGAGAGGCGTGGCCCGCGATGCCGGAAGCCTTTTCCCGACTGGCGCAGCAGGCCGCGAGTGAAGCGGGTTTTGCTGATTTTGAACCGGATGCCTGCCTCATCAACCGCTATGACGTCGGCACGCGCATGTCTCTGCATCAGGATAAAAACGAACGGGATTTTCTCCAGCCTATCGTGTCTGTCTCGCTGGGGCTCAGCGCGACGTTTCTGTTTGGCGGCAGGGCGCGCAGTGATAAAGCGCAGCGTGTGGCGCTGACGCATGGCGATGTGGTGGTCTGGGGCAGTGAATCGCGGCTCTATTTCCACGGCATTCTGCCGTTGAAAAGTGGTAACGTGCCGGAAGGGATGTCCGACGAATGCCGTTTTAACCTGACATTTCGCAAAGCCGGATAG
- the ada gene encoding bifunctional DNA-binding transcriptional regulator/O6-methylguanine-DNA methyltransferase Ada has protein sequence MQNDTMLNDTPFQDSDSRWQAVVTRNHAADGCFIYAVKTTGIYCAPSCASRQPRRENVVFFATADEAQAAGFRPCKRCRQGTLSRQEQQAQQIAHACRMIEQSAHQPTLAVLAQAVGISTFHFHRVFKTITGLTPKQYASAHRHRQLREQLAEKGPVTAAITAAGYDASGRFYAAAGTHLGMTPTAFQNKGKGVTIHFAVGHCSLGEVLVAESEKGICAILLGDDPEHLLKDLQERFASAELVGADAAFEQRMAQVVGFVDDPAIGLTLPLDIRGTAFQQRVWQALRAIPAGETLSYREVAERIGAPAAVRAVAGACAANRLAVAIPCHRVVRHDGALSGYRWGVMRKRALLEKEQLDKERLDKKPQEKEQGTHPREES, from the coding sequence ATGCAGAACGATACGATGCTTAACGATACACCGTTTCAGGATTCTGACTCGCGCTGGCAGGCGGTGGTGACGCGCAATCATGCGGCTGACGGCTGCTTTATCTATGCGGTGAAGACGACGGGGATTTACTGTGCGCCCTCCTGTGCGTCACGCCAGCCCCGGCGTGAAAATGTAGTGTTTTTCGCGACGGCCGATGAGGCGCAGGCGGCGGGGTTTCGCCCGTGTAAACGGTGCCGTCAGGGAACGCTTTCGCGGCAGGAACAGCAGGCGCAGCAGATTGCCCACGCGTGCCGGATGATTGAGCAGTCAGCGCATCAGCCGACGCTGGCGGTGCTGGCTCAAGCCGTGGGGATCAGCACGTTCCATTTTCATCGCGTGTTCAAAACCATCACCGGCCTGACGCCAAAACAGTATGCCAGCGCCCATCGTCATCGGCAGCTACGTGAACAACTGGCAGAAAAGGGGCCGGTCACCGCAGCGATTACCGCGGCGGGCTATGACGCCAGCGGGCGATTTTATGCCGCAGCAGGCACGCATTTAGGGATGACGCCGACGGCGTTTCAGAACAAAGGAAAAGGGGTGACGATCCACTTTGCCGTTGGTCACTGCTCACTCGGCGAGGTGCTGGTGGCGGAAAGCGAGAAAGGGATCTGCGCGATCCTGCTGGGTGACGATCCTGAGCATCTGCTTAAGGATCTTCAGGAGAGATTTGCCAGCGCGGAGCTGGTCGGTGCTGATGCGGCGTTTGAGCAACGGATGGCGCAGGTTGTTGGATTTGTCGACGATCCGGCTATCGGGCTGACGCTGCCGCTGGATATTCGCGGTACGGCATTCCAACAGCGTGTCTGGCAGGCGCTGCGGGCGATCCCCGCAGGAGAAACGCTGAGCTATCGTGAGGTCGCTGAACGTATTGGCGCACCCGCCGCCGTGCGTGCGGTCGCGGGCGCTTGTGCGGCAAATCGGCTGGCGGTTGCCATTCCCTGCCATCGCGTGGTCCGACATGACGGTGCGCTGTCAGGCTATCGCTGGGGCGTTATGCGTAAACGCGCGCTGTTGGAGAAAGAGCAGTTGGACAAAGAGCGGTTGGACAAAAAACCACAGGAGAAAGAACAGGGTACGCATCCGCGAGAGGAGTCGTGA
- a CDS encoding DNA-3-methyladenine glycosylase family protein: MPSHPPSDFTQQAKTHLSAINTRWASLIEQVGDCRHQTAPHREPYEALMRAVAYQQLTTRAGDAMVAKLLRVHGDVFPSPEQMLTCSTDTLRQCGFSARKADTLHGIAQGALSGLVPSLEQAAEMDDDTLIQQLTSLKGIGRWTVEMFLIYSLERTDIMPLDDLGIRQGLRYVYDLPDMPKPRELQALSLPCQPYRTVASWYLWRSLELPAYQRFKLTHR, encoded by the coding sequence ATGCCATCTCATCCGCCATCGGATTTCACGCAGCAGGCCAAAACCCATCTCAGCGCCATCAATACACGCTGGGCCAGCCTGATCGAACAGGTTGGCGATTGTCGCCATCAGACCGCGCCACACCGGGAACCTTATGAGGCGCTGATGCGTGCCGTTGCCTACCAGCAGTTGACGACGCGTGCCGGAGACGCGATGGTCGCGAAGCTCCTGCGGGTACATGGTGATGTCTTCCCCAGCCCGGAACAGATGCTGACCTGCTCCACCGACACACTGCGGCAATGCGGCTTTTCCGCCCGCAAAGCAGATACACTGCATGGCATTGCCCAAGGTGCGCTAAGCGGTCTGGTGCCCAGCCTCGAACAGGCCGCAGAAATGGATGATGACACGCTCATTCAGCAGTTGACGTCGCTCAAGGGCATCGGGCGCTGGACGGTAGAAATGTTTTTGATTTATTCGCTTGAACGCACCGACATCATGCCGCTCGACGATCTCGGTATCCGTCAAGGGTTACGCTACGTTTACGATTTGCCGGACATGCCAAAACCGCGCGAGTTGCAGGCACTCAGCCTGCCATGTCAGCCTTATCGCACAGTGGCGTCATGGTATTTATGGCGCTCGCTTGAGCTACCGGCGTATCAACGCTTTAAACTGACACACCGGTAA
- a CDS encoding multidrug/biocide efflux PACE transporter has product MQNKTSKTLRERVYHAVGFELIALTICAPAGAWLLNKPLFDMGALAIMLSSVAMIWNMIYNTIFDRLWPADRVKRRLPIRIAHALGFEGGFILIGLPLAAWMLNVTLWQALMVEIGFFLFFLPYTVVYNWVYDTLRERIMNRRRHVRRVSANSRLR; this is encoded by the coding sequence ATGCAGAACAAAACCAGTAAAACCTTACGTGAGCGTGTGTACCATGCCGTGGGCTTTGAGCTGATCGCGTTGACGATCTGTGCGCCAGCGGGTGCCTGGCTGCTGAATAAGCCGCTCTTCGATATGGGCGCGCTGGCCATCATGCTGTCCAGCGTCGCGATGATCTGGAATATGATCTACAACACGATATTCGATCGCCTATGGCCAGCGGATCGCGTTAAGCGTCGGCTGCCGATCCGTATTGCTCACGCGCTGGGGTTTGAAGGCGGTTTTATCCTGATTGGTCTGCCGCTGGCAGCGTGGATGCTGAACGTCACGCTATGGCAGGCGCTGATGGTCGAGATTGGCTTCTTCCTGTTCTTCCTGCCGTATACCGTGGTGTATAACTGGGTCTACGATACGTTGCGGGAGCGTATTATGAATCGCCGTCGCCATGTTCGTCGGGTGTCGGCCAACTCCCGTCTGCGCTAA
- a CDS encoding LysR family transcriptional regulator → MRYSPESLLAFVTTVDAGSFSAAARRLHKSQSTVSAAIANLEADLGLTLFDRSGHQPVLTLAGRKVLSHVQAILSASEELDELAIRLADHIEPRLTFVLSDIWQATHYEPVLQCFAHHFPDIEFECLIAEGDDVIDLLQMNRAHVGVLRAQTDYPPDVAAARLQIKTEMAIFVSAAHPLATEKSVTRSQLATIRQLYLNTYKRSDRLQPEGIVWSAPSYLMLLEMAQQGHGWSILPRWLVAQYDQRKLVELPVAGWPQWIDVDVVWSKPHPPGPAGLWMIDNLLAQQESTLHYGDTD, encoded by the coding sequence ATGCGATATTCACCGGAATCCCTGCTGGCTTTTGTCACCACCGTTGATGCGGGTTCGTTTTCCGCCGCCGCCCGACGATTGCATAAAAGCCAGTCCACTGTCAGCGCGGCCATCGCCAATCTGGAAGCCGATCTGGGTCTGACGCTGTTTGATCGATCCGGCCACCAGCCAGTGCTCACGCTGGCAGGCAGAAAAGTTCTTTCTCACGTACAGGCAATCTTATCCGCCAGTGAGGAACTGGATGAACTGGCGATCCGTTTGGCCGATCATATCGAACCTCGTCTGACATTTGTGTTGTCCGACATTTGGCAAGCGACCCACTACGAGCCTGTTCTCCAGTGTTTCGCCCATCATTTTCCCGATATTGAATTTGAATGCCTGATTGCGGAAGGTGACGATGTTATCGATCTGCTGCAAATGAATCGGGCGCATGTCGGCGTATTGCGCGCACAAACGGACTACCCGCCCGATGTGGCGGCCGCGCGTTTACAGATAAAGACCGAAATGGCCATTTTTGTGTCGGCAGCCCACCCGCTAGCAACGGAAAAAAGCGTAACACGCAGCCAGTTGGCGACCATCCGCCAGCTCTATCTCAATACCTATAAACGCAGCGATCGGCTGCAACCGGAAGGGATCGTCTGGTCTGCGCCGTCCTACCTTATGCTGCTGGAAATGGCGCAGCAGGGGCACGGCTGGAGCATCCTGCCACGCTGGCTGGTGGCGCAATACGACCAGAGGAAACTGGTGGAACTGCCTGTCGCGGGCTGGCCGCAGTGGATTGACGTGGACGTTGTCTGGTCCAAACCGCATCCACCCGGTCCGGCAGGGCTGTGGATGATCGACAATCTCCTTGCCCAACAAGAGAGTACGCTACACTATGGAGACACTGACTGA
- a CDS encoding helix-hairpin-helix domain-containing protein translates to MTFSPQEREVLLAVKGVGPAVVARLEQMGFTTLAQLSEADVSDIVANAAALTGSTCWKNSPQARAAITAAITLAKSHQ, encoded by the coding sequence ATGACGTTTTCCCCACAGGAGCGTGAGGTGCTACTGGCCGTAAAAGGCGTTGGCCCTGCGGTGGTCGCCCGTCTGGAGCAAATGGGCTTCACCACGCTGGCACAGTTGAGTGAGGCCGACGTTAGCGATATTGTAGCGAACGCCGCCGCGCTGACGGGCTCAACCTGCTGGAAAAATAGCCCGCAGGCGCGCGCTGCCATCACTGCCGCCATTACGCTGGCAAAATCACATCAGTAA
- the fumA gene encoding class I fumarate hydratase FumA codes for MSNKPFYYQDPFPLSKDDTEYRLLSSDFVSVAQFEGQDILKIEPAALTLLAQQAFHDASFMLRPAHQQQVADILSDPEASENDKYVALQFLRNSEISAKGILPTCQDTGTAIIVGKKGQNVWTGGNDAEALSKGVYNTFIEDNLRYSQNAALDMYKEVNTGTNLPAQIDLYSTEGEDYKFLFVTKGGGSANKTYLYQETKALLTPGKLKSFLIEKMRSLGTAACPPYHIAFVIGGTSAETTLKTVKLASTKYYDELPTEGNEHGQAFRDVALEQEILEAARDLGLGAQFGGKYFAHDVRIIRLPRHGASCPVGMGVSCSADRNIKGKINRKGVWLEQLEQNPGKYIPEHLREIGEGDAVKIDLNRPMAEILKTLSQYPVSTRLSLTGTIIVGRDIAHAKLKERLDNGEGLPQYIKDHPIYYAGPAKTPEGYPSGSLGPTTAGRMDSYVDLLQANGGSMIMLAKGNRSQQVTDACHKHGGFYLGSIGGPAAILAQNSIKSLTCVEYPELGMEAIWKIEVEDFPAFILVDDKGNDFFQVIQSAKCVKCG; via the coding sequence ATGTCGAATAAACCCTTCTATTACCAAGATCCTTTTCCACTCAGTAAAGATGACACCGAATATCGCCTGCTGAGCAGCGATTTTGTCTCTGTCGCCCAGTTTGAAGGTCAGGACATCCTGAAGATCGAGCCAGCAGCGTTGACCCTTCTGGCTCAGCAAGCCTTTCACGATGCCTCTTTCATGCTCCGCCCCGCTCACCAGCAGCAAGTTGCCGATATTCTTAGCGATCCGGAAGCCAGCGAAAACGATAAATACGTTGCCCTGCAGTTCCTGCGCAACTCAGAAATTTCCGCCAAGGGCATCCTGCCGACCTGTCAGGATACCGGTACAGCGATCATCGTCGGTAAAAAAGGCCAGAACGTCTGGACCGGCGGTAACGACGCCGAAGCGCTGTCCAAGGGCGTGTATAACACGTTCATTGAAGACAACCTGCGTTACTCGCAGAACGCCGCGCTGGACATGTACAAAGAGGTCAACACCGGCACCAACCTGCCTGCGCAGATTGACCTCTACAGCACCGAGGGCGAAGACTATAAATTCCTATTCGTCACCAAAGGCGGCGGTTCCGCCAACAAAACCTACCTGTATCAGGAAACCAAAGCGCTGCTGACGCCGGGTAAACTGAAAAGTTTCCTGATCGAGAAAATGCGTTCGCTGGGCACTGCGGCCTGCCCGCCGTACCACATCGCGTTTGTCATTGGTGGCACCTCGGCAGAAACCACGCTGAAAACCGTTAAGCTGGCGTCAACCAAGTACTACGACGAACTGCCGACCGAAGGCAATGAACACGGCCAGGCGTTTCGTGATGTCGCGCTGGAGCAGGAAATTCTGGAAGCCGCGCGCGATCTGGGTCTGGGCGCGCAGTTCGGCGGTAAATATTTTGCGCACGACGTGCGGATTATCCGCCTGCCACGCCACGGTGCCTCTTGCCCCGTCGGCATGGGCGTGTCCTGCTCGGCTGACCGTAACATCAAAGGCAAGATCAACCGCAAGGGCGTCTGGCTGGAGCAGTTAGAGCAGAATCCAGGTAAATATATCCCTGAGCACCTGCGTGAAATAGGCGAAGGCGATGCGGTTAAAATCGATCTGAACCGCCCGATGGCCGAGATCCTGAAAACGCTGTCGCAGTACCCCGTATCCACCCGTCTTTCCCTGACCGGCACCATCATCGTCGGTCGTGACATTGCTCACGCCAAGCTGAAAGAACGTCTGGATAACGGCGAAGGCCTGCCGCAGTACATCAAAGATCACCCGATTTACTACGCGGGCCCGGCGAAAACGCCAGAAGGTTACCCGTCCGGCTCGTTAGGCCCCACCACCGCTGGCCGCATGGATTCCTACGTCGATTTACTGCAAGCCAACGGCGGCAGCATGATCATGCTGGCAAAAGGCAACCGCAGCCAGCAGGTGACCGACGCATGCCATAAACACGGCGGTTTCTACCTCGGCAGCATCGGCGGCCCGGCAGCAATTCTGGCGCAGAACAGCATCAAGAGCCTGACCTGTGTGGAATACCCGGAACTGGGAATGGAAGCGATCTGGAAAATCGAAGTCGAAGATTTCCCCGCCTTTATTCTGGTCGATGATAAAGGCAACGATTTCTTCCAGGTGATTCAGAGCGCCAAGTGCGTGAAATGCGGTTAA